GATCCGGGTCCACGGGTGCGGGGTCTGCCACAGCGACCTTCACCTGGTCGACGGGGACTGGGCGGCGTGGGGAACCCCCCTTCCGATCATCCCCGGCCACGAGGTGACCGGCATCGTGGAAAAGATCGGCGAAAACGTGACCGCGTTCACCCCGGGCGACCGTGCGGGGGTGCCGTGGATGCAGTACGCCTGCGGCCGATGCGCCCCGTGCAAGGCCGGGGCGGAGATGCTGTGCGCGGCCCAGCGGAGCACCGGCGTGACGGTAAACGGCGGCTACGCGGAGTTCGTTTCCGCGCCGGAGGCGTTCGTCCACAAGATCCCGGACGTGCTGGACCTGGTGGAGGCGGCCCCCCTGCTCTGCGCGGGGATCACGGTGTTCGCCCCGCTGCGGCGCGCGGGGAACCTGGCCGGGAAGACCGTCGCGGTGGCCGGAATCGGGGGGTTGGGGCACCTCGGCGTCCGGATGGCCGCGGCGATGGGCGCCCACGTGGTCGCCATTGTGCGGGGACAGGGGAAGGCGGAGCTCGCCCGTTCGCTGGGAGCCCGCGACGTCATCGACTCGGAGAAGGAGAAGATCGGCCGGGCGTTGACGAAGATGGGCGGCGCGGACGTCATCCTCCTCACCGGGATCTCCGCCCGGCTCTTCGAGGAGTGCATCCCCGGGCTCGGGCCGAACGGGACGCTGGTGATCCTGGCGGCGATCGCGGAGAACGCCTCGGTCCTCCCGGCGGGGATCATCACGGGGCAGAAGCGGATCGTCGGATCGCTGATCGGCACCAGGGACGACATGGACGCGATGCTCCGGTTCGCCGCCGACCACGGCATCCGGTCGATGGTGGAGCGCCACCCCCTCTCCGCGGTCAACGAGGTGCTCGGGAAATTGCGGGACGGCAAGGTGCGGCTACGGGCGGTGCTCACCCCCGGATCGTAAGTACGGCCAGTGCCTCGACGTGGTGGGTGTTGGGGAAGAAGTCGTGCATCTCGAGCAAGGCGAGATCGTACCGGTCCGACAGGGATCGGACGTCGCGGGCGAGGGTGGACGGGTTGCACGAGACGTAGAAGACTTTCCCGGCGGCGATCTCCCGGACCCGCGACAGCGACCGTTCCGACAGGCCCGCCCTCGGCGGATCGAGAACCAGCGCGTCGAACCGCCCTTCCGGGCGGAACGTTTCCACGCTCGAACGGACGATCCGGACGTTCCCGAGGGCGTTTTCCCGCACGTTCCCGCGCAACTCCTTGAACGACTGCGCCTCCCCTTCGACCGCGACGACCTCACGAACCTTGGCCGCCAAGGGAAGCGCGAAGTTCCCGGCGCCCGCATAGAGGTCCAGCAGACGCCCTCCCGCGGACTCGCCGAGGATCGCCCCGATCC
The sequence above is a segment of the Deltaproteobacteria bacterium genome. Coding sequences within it:
- a CDS encoding alcohol dehydrogenase catalytic domain-containing protein — translated: MKAAVCDVFGKPLTIREVPTPSPGPGELLIRVHGCGVCHSDLHLVDGDWAAWGTPLPIIPGHEVTGIVEKIGENVTAFTPGDRAGVPWMQYACGRCAPCKAGAEMLCAAQRSTGVTVNGGYAEFVSAPEAFVHKIPDVLDLVEAAPLLCAGITVFAPLRRAGNLAGKTVAVAGIGGLGHLGVRMAAAMGAHVVAIVRGQGKAELARSLGARDVIDSEKEKIGRALTKMGGADVILLTGISARLFEECIPGLGPNGTLVILAAIAENASVLPAGIITGQKRIVGSLIGTRDDMDAMLRFAADHGIRSMVERHPLSAVNEVLGKLRDGKVRLRAVLTPGS
- a CDS encoding methyltransferase, giving the protein IGAILGESAGGRLLDLYAGAGNFALPLAAKVREVVAVEGEAQSFKELRGNVRENALGNVRIVRSSVETFRPEGRFDALVLDPPRAGLSERSLSRVREIAAGKVFYVSCNPSTLARDVRSLSDRYDLALLEMHDFFPNTHHVEALAVLTIRG